One Neovison vison isolate M4711 chromosome 2, ASM_NN_V1, whole genome shotgun sequence genomic window carries:
- the MYOZ1 gene encoding myozenin-1, giving the protein MPLSGTPAPNKKRKSSKLIMELTGGGRESSGLNLGKKISVPRDVMLEELSLLTNRGSKMFKLRQMRVEKFIYENHPDVFSDSSMDHFQKFLPTVGGQLGTAGQGFSYSKGSSGGQAGGSGSARQYGSDQQHHQGSGSGSGTGGPGGQMGRGGAAGTAGAGETGTGDQTGGDGKHITVFKTYISPWERAMGVDPQQKVELGIDLLAYGAKPELPQYKSFNRTAMPYGGYEKASKRMTFQMPKFDLGPLLSEPLVLYNQSLSNRPSFNRTPIPWMSSGEPVDYNVDIRIPLDGETEEL; this is encoded by the exons ATGCCACTCTCAGGAACTCCAGCTCCCAACAAGAAGAGGAAATCCAGCAAGTTGATCATGGAACTCACTGGAG GTGGACGGGAGAGCTCAGGCCTGAACCTGGGCAAGAAGATCAGTGTCCCAAGGGATGTGATGTTGGAAGAGTTGTCGCTGCTCACTAATAGGGGCTCCAAGATGTTCAAACTACGGCAGATGCGGGTAGagaaatttatttatgaaaaccACCCTGATGTCTTCTCTGACAGCTCAATG GATCACTTCCAGAAGTTCCTTCCCACAGTTGGGGGACAGCTGGGCACAGCTGGGCAGGGATTCTCCTACAGCAAGGGCAGCAGTGGAGGCCAGGCAGGGGGAAGTGGCTCTGCCAGACAGTATGGCTCTGACCAGCAGCACCATCAGGGTTCTGGATCTGGATCTGGTACAGGTGGTCCAGGGGGCCAGATGGGCAGAGGAGGAGCTGCTGGAACAGCAGGAGCTGGTGAGACAGGAACAG GAGACCAGACAGGCGGAGATGGAAAACATATCACCGTGTTCAAGACCTATATTTCCCCATGGGAGCGAGCCATGGGGGTTGACCCTCAGCAAAAAGTGGAGCTTGGCATTGACCTGCTGGCCTATGGGGCCAAACCTGAACTCCCCCAATATAAGTCCTTCAACAG GACAGCAATGCCTTATGGTGGATATGAGAAGGCCTCCAAACGCATGACCTTCCAGATGCCCAAGTTTGATCTGGGGCCCCTACTGAGTGAACCCCTGGTCCTCTACAACCAAAGTCTCTCCAACAGGCCTTCTTTCAATCGAACCCCTATTCCCTGGATGAGCTCTGGGGAGCCAGTAGACTACAACGTGGATATTCGGATCCCATTGGATGGAGAAACAGAGGAGCTGTGA